One Haloarcula rubripromontorii genomic window carries:
- a CDS encoding IS1/IS1595 family N-terminal zinc-binding domain-containing protein, with translation MFPFELLSSEESAANLLEQVRWREGLCCPRCRSESVIKHGSYREYQRYLCKDCDRTFNDKTGTIFAHAKIGLD, from the coding sequence ATGTTCCCATTTGAATTGCTGAGTTCAGAGGAGAGCGCCGCGAACCTGCTGGAGCAGGTTCGCTGGCGCGAGGGCCTCTGTTGCCCGCGCTGCCGGTCTGAATCGGTGATCAAACACGGCAGCTATCGAGAGTATCAACGGTATCTCTGTAAGGATTGCGACCGCACGTTCAACGACAAGACCGGCACGATCTTCGCGCACGCGAAGATCGGCCTTGACA